One window from the genome of Terriglobia bacterium encodes:
- a CDS encoding flippase, with protein sequence MLNARKFLANYTILVAGDLVSRLLAFWAMVHIAGVLGKDLFGTLGFATAFTAYFELISRQGLDIYGIQAVARQPSLARRYADTLFGLRLTSSAVAFLVLSVTARCLAKPEELKLLIILSGLMFFSAAFSPQWVFQAVEEMKFAAAARILATLVFAFLVLSLLKRPGEYFHVPLFQFGSEVVAVLWLLLVFGKRYGLPRPSFDFIEWGKVLRESLPMGLEGAFGVVLFNFDMVMLGFWRPASEVGEYNAAYKFINFASAFIFLYAANLLPLISRSRGDPGELRRVSDRLFKYTLLLALPLTAGGSVLAQDLINLIFGRQFSEAAVAMRILIWIIPLMTCRVVFRNTLMCHGFQRNLLWCTFFGAAINAVLNLLLIPHYTYVGSAAAMVITEVIFLLLLYHQAARRVVRLPFARHVWRPALACVPMVLLVVCCPAANLLARIGSGALLYFLAAWMFRAFSIREIWEITGQKALN encoded by the coding sequence ATGCTCAACGCCCGAAAATTTCTGGCCAATTACACCATCCTGGTTGCCGGGGATCTCGTATCCAGGCTGCTGGCCTTCTGGGCGATGGTCCACATCGCGGGCGTGCTCGGGAAAGATCTCTTCGGAACTCTCGGTTTTGCGACTGCCTTCACGGCCTACTTCGAACTCATTTCCCGCCAGGGACTCGATATCTACGGCATCCAGGCGGTGGCACGGCAACCCTCTCTTGCCCGACGATACGCCGACACCCTCTTCGGCCTGAGGCTCACCTCGAGCGCCGTTGCGTTTCTTGTCCTCAGTGTGACCGCCCGGTGTCTGGCGAAGCCGGAAGAGTTAAAGCTTCTAATCATTCTCAGCGGGCTGATGTTTTTCAGTGCGGCCTTTTCGCCTCAGTGGGTTTTCCAGGCTGTTGAGGAAATGAAGTTCGCGGCAGCCGCGAGGATCCTGGCAACCCTTGTCTTTGCCTTTCTCGTGCTGTCACTTCTGAAACGGCCCGGCGAGTATTTCCACGTTCCGCTTTTCCAGTTCGGCAGCGAGGTGGTTGCCGTTCTGTGGTTGTTGCTGGTCTTCGGCAAGCGATATGGGCTGCCGCGGCCGTCATTCGACTTCATCGAGTGGGGAAAGGTGCTGCGCGAGTCTCTGCCCATGGGCCTGGAGGGAGCCTTCGGCGTGGTGCTGTTCAATTTTGATATGGTGATGCTGGGATTCTGGAGACCTGCATCAGAAGTGGGTGAATACAACGCAGCCTACAAGTTCATTAATTTTGCCTCTGCTTTCATTTTCCTGTACGCCGCCAACCTGCTGCCGCTGATCTCCAGAAGCAGAGGCGACCCCGGCGAATTGCGGCGGGTTTCAGATCGGTTATTCAAATATACTCTTCTGCTTGCCCTTCCCCTCACGGCCGGCGGGTCCGTGCTCGCACAAGATCTCATCAATCTCATTTTCGGGCGCCAGTTCTCGGAAGCAGCCGTGGCCATGCGGATCCTGATCTGGATTATTCCCCTCATGACCTGCAGAGTTGTTTTCAGAAACACCCTGATGTGCCACGGTTTTCAGCGGAACCTGCTCTGGTGTACTTTCTTTGGTGCGGCGATAAACGCCGTTCTCAATCTGCTGCTCATACCACACTATACCTATGTCGGCTCGGCTGCAGCCATGGTGATAACCGAGGTGATCTTTCTCCTCCTTCTCTATCACCAGGCGGCACGAAGAGTCGTCCGGTTACCCTTCGCGCGCCATGTCTGGAGGCCCGCGCTGGCGTGCGTTCCCATGGTTCTCCTGGTCGTTTGCTGCCCGGCAGCGAATCTCCTTGCCCGCATCGGATCGGGTGCTTTGCTCTACTTCCTTGCGGCCTGGATGTTCAGGGCATTCTCGATTCGGGAAATATGGGAAATCACCGGGCAGAAGGCGCTCAACTAG
- a CDS encoding DUF5777 family beta-barrel protein, with product MKLQKLVLLFPLFTLPSVALLFGYSSGPLPRHTAGFREPTCHQCHSSYRLDEGRTIGGVFEIRGVPKTYERGQVYPITVIVGQPGQSRWGFELSVRHTRSGNQAGQLASVDSTTQVKEEAGVQYIEHTSTGTREGTADGPVEFYFNWTAPDPSGGPVFFNAAGNAADDSGTPSGDYIYTAGAYSGVSGGAGNIPIARPSREEGGRSEDQAQTSKLVDLPAPVDLNKGSVEIHIQHRFIQSLSDSSAGDAFGIDFGANINLGVNYAFTNRFSAGVARARFDQVINFNGTYELQTRRNSFWKMSLLAGVEGKNNFEKQFSPFVQLATSFDYKALRLHVVPTAVFNSRDDTLVRTSRTRVINPGSDQTFSLGLGADIALNERLSLIGEIVPRLAGFGGFVKRQPEFSGGLEIRTPAHVFTILVSTSRDFGPSKYAVNADNSDVSLGFNIYRRIK from the coding sequence ATGAAGCTGCAGAAACTTGTTCTCTTGTTTCCTCTTTTTACACTGCCTTCAGTCGCTCTGCTATTTGGGTATTCGTCCGGTCCTCTTCCGCGTCATACAGCCGGATTTCGTGAGCCAACCTGCCATCAGTGCCACAGCAGCTACAGGCTCGACGAAGGAAGGACGATCGGCGGAGTGTTCGAGATTCGGGGCGTTCCCAAGACTTATGAACGGGGTCAAGTGTACCCCATCACGGTGATCGTCGGGCAGCCCGGTCAATCCCGGTGGGGATTTGAACTCTCGGTCCGTCATACCCGATCCGGAAATCAGGCCGGGCAACTGGCATCCGTGGACTCGACCACGCAGGTTAAGGAGGAAGCCGGAGTCCAGTACATCGAGCACACCTCAACGGGAACACGCGAAGGGACAGCCGACGGTCCCGTGGAATTCTATTTCAACTGGACCGCCCCGGATCCCTCGGGAGGCCCGGTCTTTTTCAACGCCGCAGGCAACGCTGCCGATGACAGCGGAACCCCTTCTGGCGATTACATCTATACTGCAGGCGCCTACAGCGGTGTATCGGGCGGGGCCGGGAATATTCCAATCGCGAGACCATCCAGGGAAGAAGGTGGCCGGAGCGAGGATCAAGCCCAGACCTCCAAGCTTGTGGATCTGCCGGCTCCTGTTGACCTGAACAAAGGTTCGGTAGAAATTCACATACAGCATCGCTTCATCCAGTCCCTGTCAGACTCCAGTGCGGGTGACGCCTTTGGAATCGATTTCGGCGCCAACATCAACCTGGGAGTGAACTATGCGTTCACAAACCGTTTCAGCGCCGGGGTTGCGCGCGCCCGGTTTGATCAGGTCATCAACTTCAACGGCACCTATGAATTGCAGACCCGCAGGAATTCATTCTGGAAGATGTCGTTGCTCGCCGGAGTAGAAGGCAAAAACAATTTCGAAAAGCAGTTTTCGCCCTTCGTTCAGCTGGCGACCTCTTTTGATTATAAGGCCTTGCGCCTTCACGTCGTCCCTACTGCCGTGTTCAACAGCCGTGACGACACGTTGGTGAGGACCTCCCGCACGCGGGTAATCAATCCCGGCAGTGATCAGACATTTTCCCTGGGACTGGGAGCTGACATAGCACTGAACGAAAGGCTGTCTCTCATAGGTGAAATTGTACCGCGTCTTGCGGGCTTCGGCGGATTCGTGAAGCGTCAACCGGAATTTTCAGGTGGCCTCGAGATTCGAACGCCGGCACATGTCTTTACCATCCTGGTTTCCACGAGCCGGGATTTCGGCCCGTCCAAGTACGCCGTGAATGCCGACAACAGTGACGTCTCTTTAGGTTTCAACATTTATAGGAGGATCAAATAG
- the aroF gene encoding 3-deoxy-7-phosphoheptulonate synthase, whose protein sequence is MIIICETKATEAQINAIQQKIREAGLEVHRSDGVEHTVLGVVGDRSLLDVSAFALIPGVRDVVPVSTPYKLASREFHPDDTLVHVGEAVVVGGSEVIVMAGPCAVESEEQIEASAEFAARCGARVLRGGAFKPRSSPYSYQGLGVEGLKMLRRAADRHGLAAVTEVMTIEQIDIVREYTDVFQVGARNMQNYPLLTALGQAGKPALLKRGMSATIQEWLMSAEYILTAGNPDVILCERGIRTFETATRNTLDLSAVPVVEHLSHLPVIVDPSHGVGNRRFVVPMARAAIAAGADGILVEIHPDPDKALSDGPQSLTFEEFEALMNRCRIISTTIGRRLARAR, encoded by the coding sequence ATGATCATCATATGTGAGACCAAAGCAACTGAGGCGCAAATCAACGCAATTCAGCAAAAAATACGCGAGGCGGGCCTGGAAGTGCACCGGTCCGATGGAGTCGAACACACGGTGCTCGGTGTTGTGGGCGACCGCAGTCTTCTGGACGTGAGCGCATTTGCCCTTATCCCCGGCGTCCGCGATGTGGTGCCGGTATCTACTCCCTACAAACTGGCCAGCCGCGAATTCCATCCGGACGACACGTTGGTCCATGTCGGTGAGGCGGTCGTGGTGGGCGGAAGCGAGGTGATTGTCATGGCGGGGCCGTGCGCGGTCGAGAGCGAGGAGCAGATCGAAGCCAGCGCGGAATTTGCGGCCCGATGCGGCGCACGGGTTTTGCGTGGCGGGGCCTTCAAGCCGCGGTCGTCACCCTACTCTTATCAGGGCTTGGGAGTCGAGGGGCTGAAAATGCTGCGCCGCGCTGCCGACCGACACGGACTGGCTGCGGTGACAGAGGTCATGACCATAGAGCAGATCGACATAGTGCGCGAATATACCGACGTCTTTCAGGTGGGAGCGCGCAACATGCAAAACTACCCGCTCCTCACTGCGCTCGGGCAGGCAGGGAAGCCGGCCCTCCTCAAACGCGGCATGTCTGCGACCATCCAGGAGTGGCTGATGAGCGCCGAATACATCCTGACGGCGGGGAACCCGGACGTGATACTCTGCGAGCGCGGCATTCGCACGTTCGAAACCGCAACGCGCAACACCCTGGACTTGTCGGCGGTACCTGTGGTCGAGCACTTGTCTCATTTGCCTGTCATCGTAGATCCCAGCCATGGAGTCGGCAACCGCCGATTTGTCGTGCCCATGGCGCGGGCAGCAATAGCTGCGGGTGCTGACGGCATACTGGTAGAAATCCATCCCGACCCCGATAAAGCCCTGTCCGATGGACCGCAATCCCTGACATTCGAAGAGTTCGAGGCGCTCATGAATCGATGCCGAATCATCAGCACCACCATAGGACGGCGCTTGGCGAGAGCGAGGTGA
- a CDS encoding prephenate dehydrogenase/arogenate dehydrogenase family protein — MKDAKITIIGCGLLGGSAALALKRRRPDWAVACIDLAERLPAIREAGITDEVGTPEDLARHLPESSFVLLAMPVPAIMETIERIRPHLRAGAIVTDVGSTKQQIMAKAQALMPPGTHFIGGHPMAGSERSGVEAADPLLFSDRVYVLCPYPDTPADVLLSVMNLVEDLLALPITIDPEEHDRIMAMVSHLPQLIAVALMHAAQSEDATHDMLDKLAGRGFMDMTRLAASDYGIWMGILETNKAAIRESSDRFVRSLAALLDKMVAGDAALMWEEVCRRRRQMGVDSLPRMRKPDYRSIIDRCDKQILGALGHRMQVARRIGRLKSHQQAPVSDPDRERRMVAQRGEWGKALGLPPELINELFAVIIRHSTHIQATERGAAP; from the coding sequence ATGAAAGACGCGAAGATCACGATTATCGGCTGCGGATTGCTCGGGGGTTCGGCTGCCCTGGCTCTCAAACGGCGCCGGCCCGACTGGGCCGTGGCATGTATTGACCTCGCCGAGCGTCTCCCGGCCATCCGGGAGGCGGGAATCACCGATGAAGTCGGAACTCCGGAGGATCTGGCGCGCCACTTGCCGGAGAGCTCCTTTGTTCTTCTGGCGATGCCCGTGCCTGCGATTATGGAGACCATCGAGCGTATTCGCCCCCATTTGCGGGCCGGCGCCATCGTCACTGATGTGGGGAGCACCAAGCAACAGATCATGGCGAAAGCTCAAGCGCTGATGCCTCCCGGGACTCATTTCATCGGCGGGCATCCTATGGCTGGATCTGAGCGCTCGGGGGTTGAGGCAGCGGACCCGCTTTTATTCAGCGATCGCGTCTATGTCCTCTGCCCGTACCCGGACACGCCGGCCGACGTGCTGTTATCAGTGATGAATCTGGTAGAAGACCTGCTGGCACTGCCGATCACCATCGATCCCGAGGAACACGACCGGATCATGGCCATGGTCAGTCATCTGCCCCAACTGATCGCCGTCGCGCTGATGCATGCGGCGCAGTCTGAGGATGCCACACATGATATGTTGGATAAGCTTGCCGGGCGCGGGTTCATGGACATGACACGCCTTGCAGCATCTGACTACGGGATCTGGATGGGGATCCTGGAGACCAACAAAGCGGCGATCCGGGAATCATCCGACCGATTTGTCAGAAGTCTTGCCGCGCTGCTTGATAAAATGGTCGCCGGCGATGCCGCCCTGATGTGGGAGGAGGTCTGCCGGCGCCGCCGCCAGATGGGAGTGGACAGTTTGCCTCGAATGCGGAAGCCGGACTACCGCAGCATTATTGACCGCTGCGATAAACAGATACTGGGCGCGCTTGGCCACCGCATGCAGGTTGCGCGCAGGATCGGACGCCTGAAATCACACCAGCAGGCGCCCGTCTCGGATCCTGACAGGGAACGGCGCATGGTTGCCCAGCGCGGGGAATGGGGGAAGGCGCTCGGCCTGCCGCCAGAGCTGATCAACGAACTTTTTGCGGTAATCATCAGACACAGTACCCACATTCAGGCTACGGAACGTGGAGCTGCGCCATGA
- a CDS encoding manganese efflux pump MntP family protein, with protein sequence MSWPSLLAVAIALAMDAFAVAIVAGLSLQPLTGRHVFRLAFHFGLFQALMPTLGWAAGSAVHRYTASFDHWAAFGLLAIVGCRMIMGALRGGEEKRAASDPTSGWDLVLLSIATSIDALAVGLSLAMIGSPIVVPALVIGAVAAGLTTVGMVLGRRIGALWGKRVEVLGGFVLIAIGIRIVVNHILGP encoded by the coding sequence ATGAGCTGGCCGAGCCTGCTCGCGGTCGCAATCGCATTGGCGATGGACGCCTTCGCTGTTGCAATCGTCGCGGGACTGTCGCTTCAGCCGCTGACGGGGCGCCATGTCTTCCGCCTCGCCTTCCACTTCGGCCTGTTTCAGGCGCTGATGCCGACGCTGGGTTGGGCCGCGGGCTCGGCAGTCCACCGTTACACCGCGTCCTTTGACCACTGGGCCGCTTTCGGTCTGCTCGCCATCGTCGGTTGCAGGATGATCATGGGCGCCCTGCGCGGAGGCGAGGAAAAACGGGCCGCGAGTGATCCGACCTCAGGTTGGGACTTGGTTTTGCTCTCGATCGCGACCAGCATCGATGCGCTGGCCGTCGGCCTTTCCCTGGCCATGATCGGTTCACCGATCGTCGTCCCGGCGCTGGTCATCGGGGCGGTGGCGGCTGGTCTCACGACGGTGGGAATGGTACTGGGCCGGCGGATCGGCGCCCTGTGGGGCAAGCGCGTAGAGGTTCTAGGCGGATTCGTCCTCATCGCCATCGGCATCAGGATCGTGGTGAACCACATCCTTGGGCCATGA
- a CDS encoding glycosyltransferase family 39 protein produces MQTETGDFRIDPPYSSRERRKRSYQISAWIALLGTGLALRLIAIDSRGLWSDEAWRVWAARLPSVLDVLHVAWAQPPSAPLYWLGLHFWIELFGHGDVAVRLFSVIPSVANIPAIFGLGRLLAGSRAGWIAAILLTVAPMAVEIGQEATMYAWTMLVATLALAAGWLWLQAGKGGARYLACGALLVYLHYLGPLLLAWFFLAGLLACRESGRRGFASHLSPGTWIRGHALLALIWLPWAFAMSGRIADRWPELRQLRHLVGWNDLYRAAAHLVLSASPQSFWPPMLVVALVAGGGLFLAWTCQRARPRSAVLLCALIAFGTVSTLLGTSALTKAWLFQPRFLTLVLPLLLSMSALGLAAPSAGRNQRAVLVGLACFWLGVQIAGLSTFYARPVHGRDGMREIGAWLTAAVAPGDVVVGNHPLLLWSVAQYYSGRLQGLPTDWDVRRGYPLLPPSQPAWVQAQQAAVASVVGAAPRLWVLYLPTVDPDRALLASIQKCYRPAATRTYPLLTVYLFTKRVP; encoded by the coding sequence GTGCAAACAGAAACCGGTGATTTTCGAATCGACCCACCCTACTCCAGCCGGGAAAGGCGCAAGCGCTCTTATCAAATATCTGCCTGGATCGCGCTTCTCGGTACCGGCCTGGCTTTGCGCCTGATCGCCATCGACAGCCGGGGCCTGTGGAGCGACGAAGCCTGGCGAGTCTGGGCGGCTCGTCTGCCGTCCGTCTTGGACGTTCTGCACGTCGCCTGGGCCCAGCCGCCGTCAGCCCCACTTTACTGGCTGGGCTTGCATTTCTGGATCGAGCTGTTCGGCCATGGTGATGTAGCGGTGCGGCTGTTCTCTGTCATCCCATCGGTGGCAAACATTCCCGCCATCTTCGGGCTTGGCCGTCTTCTCGCAGGATCTCGGGCCGGGTGGATCGCCGCAATCCTGCTCACGGTTGCGCCTATGGCGGTCGAGATTGGCCAGGAAGCCACCATGTATGCCTGGACCATGCTTGTCGCCACCCTGGCGCTGGCAGCAGGGTGGCTCTGGCTGCAGGCCGGCAAGGGCGGGGCACGCTACCTCGCGTGCGGCGCGCTTTTGGTCTACCTCCACTATTTGGGCCCTTTACTCCTCGCCTGGTTTTTCCTCGCCGGGCTGCTGGCATGCCGGGAGTCGGGCCGCCGCGGTTTCGCATCACATCTGAGCCCCGGTACCTGGATCCGCGGACACGCCCTGCTGGCCTTAATCTGGCTGCCATGGGCGTTCGCCATGAGCGGACGGATCGCCGACCGTTGGCCTGAACTTCGCCAATTGCGGCACCTGGTCGGGTGGAACGATCTGTACCGCGCTGCGGCTCATCTGGTGCTCTCCGCCAGTCCGCAAAGCTTCTGGCCACCAATGCTGGTGGTTGCCCTCGTGGCAGGCGGCGGCTTGTTTTTGGCCTGGACATGCCAGCGCGCCCGACCGCGATCCGCAGTATTGCTATGTGCGCTGATCGCTTTCGGTACCGTAAGCACGCTCCTGGGCACATCGGCGCTCACCAAGGCGTGGCTGTTCCAGCCCCGCTTTCTGACATTGGTCCTGCCTCTGCTGCTTTCCATGTCAGCGCTGGGACTCGCTGCCCCGTCCGCCGGCCGGAACCAACGCGCGGTCCTGGTCGGGCTGGCGTGTTTTTGGCTGGGGGTGCAGATCGCGGGATTATCGACCTTCTACGCCCGTCCCGTGCACGGTCGCGACGGTATGCGCGAGATCGGAGCGTGGCTCACGGCCGCCGTCGCCCCCGGGGATGTCGTCGTGGGCAACCACCCGCTCCTGCTCTGGAGCGTCGCACAGTACTACTCCGGCCGTCTCCAAGGCCTGCCCACCGACTGGGATGTGCGCCGGGGCTATCCATTGCTGCCCCCATCGCAGCCCGCTTGGGTGCAGGCCCAGCAGGCTGCCGTGGCCAGTGTTGTGGGCGCGGCCCCGCGCCTCTGGGTTCTCTATCTTCCGACGGTCGATCCGGATCGAGCGTTATTGGCCTCTATCCAGAAGTGTTATCGCCCGGCTGCCACGCGCACCTACCCTTTGCTTACCGTTTATTTGTTTACCAAGCGGGTGCCGTGA
- a CDS encoding GNAT family N-acetyltransferase: MQGSGTSSGSAGAVTLRTNLMPGDIGFVVYLHGILYAQEYGFDHTFEAYVAGPLSDFARSGSKRERLWIAERDGRIVGCIAIVASSPQVAQLRWFLVDPSARGIGLGKKLMSEAVAFCKTCDYRSIILWTVSALTTAAHLYRSAGFKRVEEKAGRHWGVDVVEEKYELILD, from the coding sequence ATGCAGGGGAGCGGCACTTCATCCGGCTCAGCAGGAGCCGTGACGCTTCGTACCAACCTGATGCCGGGGGACATTGGCTTCGTGGTCTACCTCCACGGCATTCTGTACGCCCAAGAGTACGGATTTGACCACACATTTGAGGCATATGTGGCAGGCCCCCTCTCCGATTTTGCGCGCTCCGGGTCCAAGCGGGAGCGGCTGTGGATCGCGGAGCGCGACGGCAGGATCGTAGGTTGTATCGCGATCGTGGCATCATCCCCGCAAGTGGCCCAGCTCCGCTGGTTCCTCGTCGATCCCAGTGCCAGGGGCATCGGCCTTGGCAAAAAGCTGATGAGCGAGGCGGTGGCCTTCTGCAAGACTTGCGACTATCGATCCATCATACTCTGGACCGTGAGTGCGCTCACTACCGCTGCACACCTTTACCGGTCGGCCGGATTTAAGAGGGTGGAAGAGAAAGCCGGCAGACATTGGGGCGTAGACGTTGTGGAAGAGAAATACGAGTTGATTCTCGACTAA
- a CDS encoding transposase: MGKQRRRFSAAFKAKVAFEAIKGQRTVREISSTFEVHPSRVTR; encoded by the coding sequence ATGGGAAAGCAGCGTAGGCGGTTCAGTGCGGCTTTCAAGGCAAAGGTAGCGTTCGAAGCCATCAAGGGACAACGAACGGTTCGGGAGATCTCCTCCACCTTTGAGGTGCACCCCAGTCGAGTGACGCGCTGA
- a CDS encoding beta-lactamase family protein, with the protein MRKAAGLTMFLCSLLFILEAPDANEPGAKQLDPLFAAINSSNAPGAAVIVLKDGHKIFERGYGVTDLRTLHRIDEHTNFRLASVTKQFTAMAIMLLVHDGKLSYDTRLTDIFPDFPAYGKAITIRNLLNHSSGLLDYENLMPRYDFKTAAEQIPQIQDGEVLELMKSQKITKFAPGTQWDYCNSGYVVLGVIVGKTSGKQFSEFLHDRIFAPLKMSGTVVYQRGKNEVPNRAYGHGRDNGVWRQTDQSPTSATLGDGGVYSSLEDLARWDRALRDHTLLSKSEMQAAITPVKVASHSVVEPDGSPAEYGFGWFLNSYRGRARMWHYGETIGFRTAIQHFTDDRLTIIILCNRSDMNPTALALKIADLYLLPT; encoded by the coding sequence ATGCGAAAAGCAGCAGGCTTGACCATGTTTTTGTGCTCGCTCCTTTTCATATTGGAGGCGCCCGACGCCAATGAACCCGGCGCCAAACAGCTGGATCCATTATTCGCCGCGATCAATTCGAGTAACGCGCCGGGCGCGGCGGTGATTGTTCTAAAGGACGGGCATAAGATCTTCGAGCGCGGCTACGGAGTAACCGATCTGCGCACGCTGCACAGGATCGACGAGCACACCAACTTCCGCCTGGCGTCCGTAACCAAACAGTTTACCGCCATGGCCATCATGTTGCTCGTCCACGATGGCAAGCTTAGTTATGACACCCGCCTGACCGACATCTTTCCCGACTTTCCCGCATACGGGAAGGCCATCACCATCCGCAACCTCCTCAACCACTCGTCCGGCCTTCTCGATTACGAGAATCTGATGCCGAGGTATGACTTCAAAACTGCGGCAGAACAGATTCCCCAGATCCAGGACGGCGAGGTGCTTGAACTGATGAAGTCCCAAAAGATCACAAAGTTTGCGCCCGGCACGCAGTGGGACTACTGCAACTCCGGCTATGTGGTCCTCGGAGTCATCGTCGGGAAAACATCGGGAAAGCAGTTCAGTGAATTTCTGCACGATCGGATCTTCGCGCCCCTGAAGATGAGCGGGACCGTCGTCTACCAGAGAGGCAAGAACGAAGTACCGAATCGTGCATACGGCCACGGGCGCGACAACGGCGTATGGCGGCAAACGGATCAGAGTCCGACCTCGGCTACCCTCGGAGATGGAGGTGTGTATTCCTCGCTGGAGGACCTGGCCAGGTGGGATCGAGCGCTGCGTGACCATACGCTGCTGAGCAAATCAGAGATGCAAGCCGCGATCACGCCGGTGAAAGTCGCCAGCCATTCGGTCGTGGAGCCCGACGGATCGCCGGCGGAGTACGGCTTCGGGTGGTTTCTGAATTCGTATCGGGGTCGCGCGAGGATGTGGCACTACGGGGAGACCATTGGGTTCAGGACCGCCATCCAGCACTTCACGGATGACAGGCTCACGATCATTATTCTCTGCAATCGCAGCGACATGAATCCCACAGCCCTCGCGCTGAAGATAGCCGACCTATATCTTCTGCCTACCTGA
- a CDS encoding AraC family transcriptional regulator yields MDVLSEVLKTVKLEGAMFYNAEFSEPWSIRSPASSVLVPHLVPGAGHVIIYHLLIEGRAYAGLEDGAMTSLEAGNIVIFPHGDAHIMGNGRPSRPVDAAKEFERVLSQGLKISRMGGGGEITRFICGYMACEPRLAQVFLSGLPRLLTVNIRNDAAGRWLENSILYSVGEADASRAGAEAVLAKLSEVLFVETLRRYIAELPPSQTGWLAGARDEQVGKALAFLHRKPAHPWTIAKLAEEVGVSRSVLAERFRQYLGEPPMTYLTRWRLQLGMQKLSTTSWSVAQIALEVGYESEAAFNRAFKREFGSPPARFRTATKASRALRSVLD; encoded by the coding sequence GTGGATGTTTTGTCTGAGGTGCTAAAGACAGTCAAACTCGAGGGGGCGATGTTCTATAACGCCGAGTTCTCGGAGCCCTGGAGTATTCGTTCGCCGGCCTCGAGCGTCCTAGTCCCGCATCTTGTCCCGGGCGCAGGGCACGTCATTATTTACCACCTGTTGATTGAGGGAAGAGCCTATGCGGGCCTTGAAGACGGTGCCATGACGTCTCTTGAGGCGGGCAATATCGTGATTTTCCCACACGGTGACGCGCACATCATGGGCAACGGGCGACCGAGCCGGCCGGTGGATGCCGCAAAGGAATTCGAACGGGTCCTTTCACAAGGACTGAAGATTTCGCGGATGGGCGGAGGAGGCGAGATTACGAGATTCATATGCGGCTACATGGCGTGCGAGCCGCGGCTCGCACAGGTTTTTCTCAGCGGTCTCCCGCGACTCCTTACGGTAAACATCCGCAATGACGCAGCGGGCCGATGGCTGGAGAACTCGATACTATACTCGGTCGGCGAAGCGGACGCCTCTCGTGCAGGAGCAGAGGCCGTACTCGCGAAGCTCTCCGAGGTGCTGTTTGTGGAGACACTGCGGCGTTACATCGCGGAACTGCCGCCGAGTCAGACCGGGTGGCTGGCCGGAGCCCGAGACGAGCAGGTCGGGAAGGCCCTGGCGTTTCTGCACCGGAAGCCGGCCCATCCATGGACGATCGCGAAACTCGCCGAAGAAGTAGGTGTTTCACGTTCGGTGTTAGCGGAACGGTTCAGGCAATACCTGGGTGAGCCCCCTATGACCTACCTGACGCGCTGGCGGCTTCAGCTGGGCATGCAGAAGTTGTCGACCACAAGCTGGAGCGTGGCACAAATTGCGCTCGAAGTGGGTTACGAATCCGAGGCAGCTTTCAATCGGGCTTTCAAGCGTGAATTCGGCTCGCCGCCGGCGCGATTCCGTACTGCAACAAAGGCCTCCCGGGCCCTCAGGTCCGTGCTTGATTAA
- a CDS encoding tautomerase family protein yields MPLIQVKMIEKVFTPAQKQELITRLTDAMVSVEGEPLRPYTLVILEDVASGEWAVGGKSFTTEAVHAMAAK; encoded by the coding sequence ATGCCGCTGATTCAGGTCAAAATGATCGAGAAAGTGTTTACACCCGCGCAGAAACAGGAACTCATCACTAGGCTGACGGACGCAATGGTGTCCGTGGAAGGCGAGCCCCTGCGTCCCTACACCTTGGTAATACTCGAGGACGTCGCAAGCGGGGAGTGGGCAGTTGGCGGGAAGTCCTTCACTACCGAAGCGGTCCACGCCATGGCCGCGAAGTGA
- a CDS encoding nuclear transport factor 2 family protein, with product MASTKDVLDHHLKCFGEGDLKGLLSDYAPGTVLFLSDGPLRGADALRPFFQALFAEFGKPGAAFSLRQQSVEGDYAYILWSAETAENVYELGTDTFVVRDGKIVAQSFAGKITPKG from the coding sequence GTGGCTTCGACGAAAGACGTTCTAGACCACCACTTGAAGTGTTTTGGGGAGGGTGACCTCAAGGGCCTCCTCTCTGACTATGCGCCGGGTACCGTCCTGTTCCTGTCGGACGGGCCGCTCAGGGGAGCCGACGCGCTAAGACCGTTCTTCCAGGCGCTGTTTGCGGAGTTTGGAAAACCTGGCGCAGCGTTCAGCCTGAGACAGCAGTCCGTCGAGGGCGACTATGCCTATATCCTGTGGAGCGCGGAGACCGCTGAGAATGTGTACGAGTTGGGAACCGACACGTTCGTCGTGCGGGACGGCAAGATCGTGGCCCAATCTTTCGCCGGCAAGATTACGCCCAAAGGCTAA